A segment of the Nitrospina gracilis 3/211 genome:
ACAAATTTGCAGGTTACGACGAATGGCGGCTTCCGGAGGTCGAGGAGTGCAAATCGCTCTTTGAACCCGATCCGTTGAACCGCGACAAGTACGACCATGAAATCCACCTGAACCCTGTGTTTCCCGCCGGGCCCCTGCCCTACATGTGGACCACGGAGGGAATCGGGCAGGACGGGTACCTGGTGGACCTGAGAAACGGCGAGACCCGCCTGCTCTATAAAAGCAAAAGCGGACGGATGGCGACCCGGCCCGTCCGTGGCAAACCGTTCAGCGACCGCAAGCCCAATCCCTGAACGCAGGCACAAACCCTTAACCCGGCCCGGCATCTGGTTTTGAGACACGGGCGGCTGGAAAGCCATGACATCATGACTAAAAACCAACTGTACACGCTTGCGGGCAGTATCTGGGGCCTGGTGGGCCTGTTTTTGCTGGTACGCGGCATCGGCATGTACTTCCTTGCCATCGAAACCCAGGGCTCGTCCCAGAACGCGGTGGTCATCTCGCTCGGCGTGGGGCTTTTGATCGGCGCGGTGAAAGGCAAATTCGTGCTCACCAAAACCGCGCGGCGCAACAAGAACCGTATTGACAACCTCACACCTCCGCTCAAGTTCCATCATGTTTACGCAAAACCGTTTTATATCTTTATTGCGGCCATGATGGGCGTCGGCTTCATGCTCCGCGCGTTGAACGAACACCTGGGGGGATATGTGGTGGTGGCGGCAATCTACTGCGGCGTCGGCATGGCCCTCATGGTCTCCAGCCTCGTTTACTGGAAAGCCGGTCCGGACAAACCGGCGATTGAGAACAGTCCCTGATCAAGTCACACGGAGCGGTTTCGAATTCATGAAAAATTTCTTTCTAACGCTTCATATGGTTTCCATGTGCCTGGTGGTGGGCACACTGTTTCTGCAATCCCTCACCGTGGTGTTCCGCCTGAGACTCAAGTCCGCGGAGGAACGGGACGGCTTGCGCAAAACCCAGAAGCGCATTCACAAATTCATCTACTACCCCATCCTCGGTGTCACCATCCTGTCCGGCATTTACCTTGCCGTCACCACCGGCGTGTTCAACGAATCGAAGTGGATTTATCCCAAGCTGGGGCTTTTGCTGGTGCTCATCGCGCTGGGGTTCCAGAACGGTGTTCAAATCAATAAAGACACGTTGCCGAAGAAATACGCTATGATGGTGCATATTGCGATTTTCCTCATTGGCGGCGGTATGATCTATTTCGCCACTGTCAAACCGTTCTGATTTGCGTGAGGCGTCATGGACATTCTGTTCACCATTCTGGCCAGCGTGCTGTTGCTCGTCGGTTTCCTTGTCATCTGCCGCTCCAGCGACGATGACGAGGAGGACGAGACGGAAGACGAATTGACGCACGACCCCGCCCGCCGCGACAAGACGGAAAACTCCTGAGCGGAACCGCACCATGAGCACCTCCGCCCAACGCCGTCGTTTTCTTTCCCTTTCAGGACGTGCCGCCGAATGCATTCAATGTCCCCGGCTGGCGTCCGAGCAGGCTATCCTGAGCGACCGCAACGGCAGTCTCGACGCCGAAGTGGTGTTCGTGGCGGAAGCCCCCGGTCGATTCGGCGCAGCCCGCACCGGCATCCCTTTTTCCGGCGACCAGTCGGGAAAAAACTTCGAGATCCTGCTCGCCCACATCGGCCTCACCCGCGACGACGTTTTCGTCACCAACGCCGTCCTGTGCAATCCTCTGGAAAACGGGAACAACCGTCGACCCACAACCAAAGAAATCGACACCTGCTCCGGATTCCTGGAGGAAACGCTGGAAATCATCCAGCCGAGCGTGGTGGTGACTCTGGGCACCGTGGGGTTGGAAGCCATCAACCGCCTGACAGGTATGCGGTTCAAGCTGGGCGAGGTGCTCGCCAAACCGCAGAAACTGGCGACATTCACGCTGCTGGCCCTGTACCATCCCAGTCCCCGGGTGGTCAACTGGCGCCGGCCTCTTTTTCGGCAGAAACGGGATTTCAGCCGGATCCGCCGCCTGCTGGAAAAGCCCGCCTGAATTCCAAAAATTCGTCCCAACCGGGCGCACACGGGTCTTGACCCGGCCCCACCACGATTTTATGTATGAGA
Coding sequences within it:
- a CDS encoding uracil-DNA glycosylase, translated to MSTSAQRRRFLSLSGRAAECIQCPRLASEQAILSDRNGSLDAEVVFVAEAPGRFGAARTGIPFSGDQSGKNFEILLAHIGLTRDDVFVTNAVLCNPLENGNNRRPTTKEIDTCSGFLEETLEIIQPSVVVTLGTVGLEAINRLTGMRFKLGEVLAKPQKLATFTLLALYHPSPRVVNWRRPLFRQKRDFSRIRRLLEKPA
- a CDS encoding SirB2 family protein, yielding MKNFFLTLHMVSMCLVVGTLFLQSLTVVFRLRLKSAEERDGLRKTQKRIHKFIYYPILGVTILSGIYLAVTTGVFNESKWIYPKLGLLLVLIALGFQNGVQINKDTLPKKYAMMVHIAIFLIGGGMIYFATVKPF
- a CDS encoding Lcl C-terminal domain-containing protein — its product is MSDKERFIDNGDGTIKDTLHDLLWTKEDSWQAEQKWLTWDEALEYCKKLTTNKFAGYDEWRLPEVEECKSLFEPDPLNRDKYDHEIHLNPVFPAGPLPYMWTTEGIGQDGYLVDLRNGETRLLYKSKSGRMATRPVRGKPFSDRKPNP